A genomic region of Roseateles amylovorans contains the following coding sequences:
- a CDS encoding NAD-dependent epimerase/dehydratase family protein, translating into MTGGTGFLGRHVVWRLRDAGHHVIFTGRNAAAADTVLRHARPSAVSGASGARADFVRIEHGQAGAEHVLHDAACAVDAVVHCAARSSPWGPRHAFEQANVAATREVLAVCKSRAIGHLVHISTPGLYFDFSDRLNIREDQPLPMPANLYAATKGAAEVLVREADHLGSAVILRPRAIFGPHDNTLLPRLLRVARRGALPLMRGGRAWLDLTYVDNVVDAIELALTPSRPHPTAATFNISNGEPLQVSQLFQVVASSFDLPTRQRQVPYLFVDAMARAMECIARLRPGWEPPLTRYSAGLLAFSQTLDLTRARDHLGYAPRIPLREGMARTAQWFREQAGSVR; encoded by the coding sequence GTGACAGGAGGCACCGGGTTCCTGGGGCGCCATGTGGTCTGGCGACTGCGGGACGCTGGCCATCACGTGATCTTCACCGGCCGGAATGCGGCGGCTGCCGACACGGTGCTGCGCCACGCGCGACCGTCGGCCGTGTCAGGCGCGTCGGGCGCGAGAGCGGACTTCGTGCGCATCGAACACGGTCAAGCCGGCGCCGAGCATGTGCTGCATGACGCCGCCTGCGCCGTGGACGCCGTGGTGCATTGCGCAGCACGCTCGTCGCCCTGGGGACCTCGCCACGCTTTTGAACAGGCCAACGTGGCTGCCACGCGCGAGGTGTTGGCGGTGTGCAAAAGCAGAGCGATCGGTCACTTGGTGCATATCTCGACCCCGGGGCTGTACTTCGACTTCAGCGACCGGCTCAACATCCGCGAGGACCAGCCCCTTCCGATGCCGGCCAACCTCTACGCGGCGACCAAGGGCGCGGCCGAAGTCCTCGTGCGCGAGGCCGATCACCTGGGCTCGGCCGTCATCCTGCGGCCGCGCGCGATCTTCGGTCCTCACGACAACACCTTGCTTCCCCGTCTGCTCCGTGTGGCCCGCCGAGGCGCGCTGCCATTGATGCGGGGCGGCCGGGCCTGGCTCGACCTGACCTATGTCGACAACGTGGTCGATGCCATCGAGCTGGCGCTCACCCCCTCCAGGCCACACCCGACGGCCGCGACCTTCAACATCAGCAACGGTGAGCCCCTGCAGGTGAGCCAACTGTTCCAGGTGGTGGCCTCGTCTTTCGACCTGCCGACTCGACAGCGGCAAGTGCCCTACCTCTTCGTGGACGCCATGGCCCGTGCCATGGAATGCATCGCCCGGCTGCGCCCGGGCTGGGAGCCTCCTCTGACACGCTATTCCGCCGGTTTGCTCGCGTTTTCCCAGACATTGGACCTGACCCGCGCGCGCGACCATCTCGGCTACGCGCCGCGCATTCCGCTGCGCGAAGGCATGGCGCGCACCGCCCAATGGTTCCGCGAGCAGGCGGGTTCGGTCCGATGA
- a CDS encoding MBL fold metallo-hydrolase encodes MSTRIGFRWLRAGHCRHPECIVQRGGRCRVVDYPSLVGLLHHPTRGPMLFDTGHHERFLEATQPFPERLYRWVTPVGLDDAPLRQQLADHGIGAHDIGHVFVSHLHADHIAGLRDFPKARLHAMRAEWDDMKRRGRIGALRHGFLRALMPADMEPRLQFAEDSARIDLHGALGDGPGMQAGFDLLGDGSMLGIPLPGHTAGQMGLAFETLGGRRVLLVADACWSLQALDLDQPPTWLATGIFADRRAYRDTFHQLQALRQSDRDLLMLPSHCGPSWEAIRHESL; translated from the coding sequence ATGAGCACGCGCATCGGTTTTCGATGGCTGCGTGCGGGACATTGTCGCCATCCGGAATGCATCGTCCAACGGGGCGGCCGCTGCCGCGTGGTGGACTACCCCTCGCTGGTCGGCCTGCTGCACCACCCCACGCGCGGGCCGATGCTGTTCGACACCGGACATCACGAGCGGTTTCTGGAGGCGACGCAGCCGTTCCCTGAGCGCTTGTACCGCTGGGTGACCCCGGTGGGACTGGACGACGCCCCCCTGCGCCAACAACTGGCCGACCACGGCATCGGCGCCCACGACATCGGGCACGTCTTCGTGTCGCATCTGCATGCCGACCATATCGCCGGCCTGCGCGACTTTCCCAAAGCGCGGCTGCACGCCATGCGGGCCGAATGGGACGACATGAAACGCCGTGGCCGCATCGGGGCGCTCCGCCATGGCTTCCTTCGCGCACTGATGCCGGCGGACATGGAGCCGAGGCTGCAGTTTGCCGAAGATTCGGCGCGGATCGACCTGCACGGCGCACTGGGTGACGGCCCCGGCATGCAAGCGGGCTTTGACCTTCTCGGGGACGGCAGCATGCTGGGCATCCCCCTGCCCGGCCACACCGCCGGACAGATGGGGCTGGCCTTCGAGACGCTGGGCGGCCGCCGCGTCCTGCTCGTGGCCGACGCCTGTTGGTCCCTGCAGGCGCTGGACCTGGACCAGCCCCCCACCTGGCTTGCCACCGGCATCTTCGCCGACCGCCGCGCCTACCGCGACACCTTCCACCAACTGCAGGCACTCCGACAATCCGACCGCGACCTGTTGATGCTGCCCTCGCACTGCGGCCCAAGCTGGGAGGCCATTCGCCATGAGAGCCTCTGA